The following are from one region of the Mycolicibacterium diernhoferi genome:
- a CDS encoding UDP-N-acetylmuramate dehydrogenase, protein MAGPNFAGAAVTENVPLAELTTLRIGPVAARLITCDSTAKLAAVASALPVGDDVMVLAGGSNVVMADDLTGLTVIAVANTGITVEGAVLRAEAGAVWDDVVATALAHGLGGLECLSGIPGSAGATPIQNVGAYGAEVADTITAVRLLDRATGADEWVRPEKLGFGYRHSVLKYQSSVIVLEVEFTLDPAGRSAPLRYGELATALDAQPGETADPARVRAAVLALRGAKGMVLDAGDHDTWSVGSFFTNPVVAPEVFERLREQEPGRVPHYPAADGVKLAAGWLVERAGFGKGYPGPDASAALSTKHALALTNRGTAGTAEVLALARTIRDGVRSRFGIELTPEPVLIGCAL, encoded by the coding sequence GTGGCCGGACCGAATTTCGCTGGCGCGGCGGTGACGGAGAACGTGCCGCTGGCCGAGCTGACGACCCTGCGCATCGGCCCCGTGGCGGCGCGGCTGATCACCTGTGACAGCACCGCCAAACTCGCCGCCGTGGCCTCGGCGCTGCCGGTCGGTGACGACGTGATGGTGCTGGCCGGCGGCTCCAACGTGGTGATGGCCGACGACCTGACCGGGTTGACCGTGATCGCGGTGGCCAATACGGGCATCACCGTGGAGGGCGCCGTGCTGCGCGCCGAGGCCGGTGCCGTCTGGGATGACGTGGTGGCCACCGCGTTGGCGCACGGCCTGGGCGGGCTGGAATGCCTGTCCGGCATCCCCGGGTCGGCCGGGGCCACCCCGATCCAGAACGTCGGGGCCTACGGCGCCGAGGTCGCCGACACCATCACCGCGGTCCGCCTCCTCGACCGTGCCACCGGTGCCGACGAATGGGTCCGGCCCGAGAAGCTGGGATTCGGCTACCGGCACAGCGTGCTCAAGTACCAGTCCTCGGTGATCGTGCTGGAGGTCGAATTCACCCTGGACCCGGCCGGCCGCAGCGCGCCGCTGCGGTACGGCGAACTGGCCACCGCACTCGACGCGCAGCCCGGCGAGACCGCGGACCCCGCCCGGGTGCGGGCGGCGGTGCTGGCCCTGCGCGGCGCCAAGGGCATGGTGCTCGACGCGGGCGACCACGACACCTGGAGCGTGGGCTCCTTCTTCACCAACCCGGTGGTGGCACCCGAGGTGTTCGAGCGGCTACGCGAGCAGGAACCGGGCCGGGTGCCGCACTATCCGGCGGCGGACGGGGTGAAACTGGCCGCCGGGTGGCTGGTCGAGCGAGCCGGTTTCGGCAAGGGATATCCCGGGCCCGACGCGTCTGCCGCCCTGTCCACCAAACATGCGCTGGCCCTCACCAACCGCGGCACGGCCGGTACCGCCGAGGTCCTGGCGCTGGCCAGGACGATTCGCGACGGTGTGCGGAGCCGGTTCGGGATCGAACTCACACCGGAACCTGTACTGATCGGTTGTGCGCTCTAG
- a CDS encoding L,D-transpeptidase — protein MRDAGEYHHAPLSRRRALTILGLGGAGVLAACAGTGPGGSAPEADEPAAAPTVTLRPDDATDGVLPTESVNATVGDGWFQRIALTNAAGKVIAGKLNRDRTEFTVTEPLGYGGEYTWSGSVVGRDGQAVPVTGSFSTVNPQTIVNGRFQLADHQTVGVAAPIILQFDAAIAAEDRARVEKALKVTTTPEVEGGWAWLPDEAGGSRVHWRTREYYPAGTTVHVDADLYGVSFGPDAYGAADSTLDFTIGRRQVVRAEASSHRIQVLDGAGAVFMDFPCSYGEGDLDRNVTRSGVHVVTEKYEDFYMTNPAAGYANVRERFAVRISNNGEFIHANPASSGAQGNSNVTNGCINLSLADAEQYFNTAIYGDPVEVTGTRIPLSYADGDIWDWAVPWDEWRAMSALSGEEPPSDIPESAPVTPSDAPTLSGTPTTTTTPGR, from the coding sequence GTGAGAGATGCCGGGGAGTACCACCACGCGCCGCTGAGCAGGCGTCGTGCCCTCACGATCCTGGGTCTCGGTGGTGCCGGCGTCCTGGCCGCCTGTGCCGGGACCGGTCCCGGCGGCAGCGCGCCCGAGGCCGATGAGCCCGCCGCAGCGCCGACCGTCACCCTCCGTCCCGACGACGCCACCGATGGCGTGCTGCCCACCGAGTCGGTCAACGCCACGGTCGGCGACGGCTGGTTCCAGCGGATCGCGCTGACCAACGCCGCCGGCAAGGTCATCGCGGGCAAACTCAACCGCGACCGCACCGAGTTCACCGTCACCGAGCCGCTGGGTTACGGCGGCGAGTACACCTGGTCCGGGTCGGTGGTCGGCCGTGACGGCCAGGCGGTGCCGGTCACCGGCTCGTTCAGCACGGTCAACCCGCAGACCATCGTCAACGGCCGGTTCCAGCTCGCCGATCACCAGACCGTCGGGGTGGCCGCACCGATCATCCTGCAGTTCGACGCCGCCATCGCCGCGGAAGATCGCGCACGCGTGGAGAAGGCCCTGAAGGTCACCACGACACCGGAGGTCGAGGGCGGCTGGGCCTGGTTGCCCGACGAGGCGGGCGGTTCCCGGGTGCACTGGCGGACCCGCGAGTACTACCCGGCGGGCACCACGGTGCACGTCGACGCCGACCTCTACGGGGTGTCGTTCGGGCCCGACGCCTACGGGGCGGCCGACTCGACGCTGGACTTCACCATCGGTAGGCGCCAGGTGGTCAGGGCCGAGGCGTCCAGCCACCGCATCCAGGTGCTCGACGGCGCCGGCGCGGTGTTCATGGACTTCCCGTGCAGCTACGGGGAGGGCGACCTGGACCGCAACGTCACCCGCAGCGGCGTCCACGTGGTCACCGAGAAGTACGAGGACTTCTACATGACCAACCCGGCGGCCGGGTACGCCAACGTGCGGGAACGCTTCGCGGTGCGGATCTCCAACAACGGCGAGTTCATCCACGCCAACCCGGCCAGCTCGGGTGCCCAGGGCAACAGCAATGTCACCAACGGCTGCATCAACCTGTCGCTGGCCGACGCCGAGCAGTACTTCAACACCGCGATATACGGCGACCCTGTCGAGGTCACCGGTACCCGCATCCCACTGTCCTACGCCGACGGGGACATCTGGGACTGGGCCGTCCCGTGGGACGAGTGGAGGGCCATGTCGGCGCTGTCCGGGGAGGAGCCCCCGTCCGACATCCCGGAGTCGGCGCCGGTCACCCCCAGTGATGCGCCGACCCTGTCGGGCACTCCCACCACGACGACGACGCCGGGCCGTTGA
- a CDS encoding SDR family oxidoreductase produces MSTPTDQRRVAVVTGASAGIGEATAKTLASLGFRVICVARRKEPIEALATEIDGTAIVADVTDPAAVAALAEQLDRVDVLVNNAGGARGLESVAEADIENWRWMWEANVLGTLHVTKALLPKLIDSGDGLIVTVTSIAAHEVYDNGSGYTSAKHAQGVLHRTLRSELFGKPVRLTEVAPGMVKTDFSLNRFDGDAGRADKVYEGVTPLVAEDIAEVIGFVASRPSHVDLDLIVVRPRDQVTGATGSRINRQA; encoded by the coding sequence ATGAGCACCCCAACAGATCAGCGCCGCGTCGCGGTAGTCACCGGAGCCAGCGCCGGAATTGGCGAAGCAACCGCGAAAACCCTTGCCAGCCTTGGTTTTCGGGTGATCTGCGTGGCCCGGCGCAAGGAGCCCATCGAGGCGCTGGCCACCGAGATCGACGGCACCGCAATTGTGGCGGATGTCACTGATCCCGCCGCCGTCGCGGCGCTCGCCGAACAGCTGGACCGGGTGGATGTGCTCGTCAACAACGCCGGCGGGGCCCGCGGCCTGGAGTCGGTGGCCGAGGCCGACATCGAGAATTGGCGGTGGATGTGGGAGGCCAATGTGCTGGGCACCCTGCACGTGACCAAGGCGCTGCTTCCGAAGCTGATCGATTCCGGCGACGGCCTGATCGTCACCGTCACCTCGATCGCCGCCCACGAGGTCTACGACAACGGATCGGGATACACGAGCGCCAAGCATGCCCAGGGCGTCCTGCACCGCACGCTGCGCAGCGAACTCTTCGGAAAGCCGGTGCGGCTCACCGAAGTTGCGCCGGGGATGGTGAAGACCGACTTCTCGCTGAACCGCTTCGACGGGGACGCCGGGCGTGCCGACAAGGTCTACGAGGGGGTGACCCCGCTGGTCGCCGAGGACATCGCCGAGGTGATCGGGTTCGTCGCGAGCCGCCCGTCGCACGTCGACCTGGACCTCATCGTGGTCCGCCCGCGCGATCAGGTGACCGGTGCGACCGGGTCACGGATCAACCGCCAGGCCTGA
- a CDS encoding ROK family protein codes for MSTATAATLRPTSAAHAKRALSPASGRYPQARKLNIVAPSLKVADVAAASVFGAARQRGPIARDAIARVTGLSIATVNRQVTALLDAEVLRERADLAVSGAIGRPRVPVEVNHEPFLTLGLHIGARTTSIVATDLFGRTLDVVETPTPRGTQNAALASLAGSARRYLSRWHRRRPLWVGVAAGGVVDSASGYLDHARLGWSEAPVGPVLAEALGLPVSVASHVDAMAGAELLLGVRRPSTQTGTSLYVYARETVGYALSIGGRVHSPSSGPGTIAALPVSSELLGGTGKLESTVSDEAVLTAARAQRIIPADGPASTLASVLRAARGGHDGARALLAERARVLGEAVALLRDMLNPDDLVVGGQAFTEYPEGMELVEQAFAARTVLGPRDIRVTAFGNRVQEAGAGVVSLGGLYADPIAAMRRAQLRRDTGVLGAS; via the coding sequence GTGAGCACCGCAACCGCCGCCACCCTCCGCCCGACCTCGGCCGCGCACGCCAAGCGCGCCCTGTCCCCGGCAAGCGGGCGGTACCCGCAGGCCCGAAAGCTCAACATCGTCGCCCCGTCGCTGAAGGTCGCCGACGTCGCCGCGGCATCGGTCTTCGGTGCGGCCCGCCAGCGCGGCCCGATCGCACGTGACGCCATCGCCCGGGTCACCGGACTGAGCATCGCCACGGTGAACCGCCAGGTCACCGCCCTGCTCGACGCCGAAGTGCTGCGCGAACGCGCGGATCTCGCGGTGTCCGGGGCGATCGGGCGCCCCCGCGTCCCGGTCGAGGTCAACCACGAGCCGTTCCTGACCCTGGGCCTGCACATCGGCGCCCGGACCACCAGCATCGTGGCCACCGACCTGTTCGGTCGCACCCTCGATGTCGTCGAGACCCCCACCCCGCGCGGCACCCAGAACGCCGCGCTGGCCTCGCTGGCCGGCAGCGCGCGCCGCTACCTGAGTCGCTGGCATCGCCGCCGCCCGCTGTGGGTCGGCGTCGCCGCCGGTGGCGTGGTGGACAGCGCGTCCGGCTACCTCGACCACGCCCGGCTGGGTTGGTCGGAGGCCCCGGTGGGCCCGGTGCTCGCCGAAGCCCTGGGACTGCCGGTGTCGGTGGCCTCCCATGTCGATGCGATGGCCGGTGCGGAGCTGCTGCTCGGTGTGCGTCGTCCCAGCACCCAGACCGGTACCAGCCTCTACGTGTACGCCCGCGAGACCGTCGGCTACGCGCTGTCCATCGGCGGCCGGGTGCACTCGCCGTCCAGCGGGCCCGGCACCATCGCCGCACTCCCGGTGAGCTCCGAACTGCTCGGCGGCACAGGCAAATTGGAGTCGACGGTCAGCGACGAAGCGGTGCTGACCGCGGCCCGCGCGCAGCGCATCATCCCGGCCGACGGACCGGCCTCGACGCTGGCCTCGGTGCTGCGCGCCGCCCGTGGCGGGCACGACGGCGCCCGCGCCCTGCTGGCCGAACGTGCCCGGGTGCTCGGCGAGGCCGTGGCCCTGTTGCGCGACATGCTCAACCCCGACGATCTGGTGGTCGGCGGCCAGGCGTTCACCGAGTACCCCGAGGGCATGGAACTGGTCGAGCAGGCCTTCGCCGCACGGACTGTGCTGGGCCCCCGCGACATCCGGGTGACCGCCTTCGGCAACCGCGTGCAGGAGGCCGGCGCCGGCGTGGTGTCCCTCGGCGGGCTCTACGCCGACCCGATCGCCGCCATGCGTCGTGCCCAGCTGCGGCGCGACACCGGTGTGCTCGGCGCCTCCTGA
- the mshA gene encoding D-inositol-3-phosphate glycosyltransferase, giving the protein MRVVPEPSGLNDTARRVAVLSVHTSPLAQPGTGDAGGMNVYVLQTALELARRGVEVEIFTRATSSADAPLVQFAPGVLVRNVVAGPFEGLDKNDLPTQLCAFTAGVLRAEATQEPGYYDIVHSHYWLSGQVGWLAADRWAVPLVHTAHTLAAVKNAALADGDAPEPALRSVGEQQVVDEADRLIVNTEIEAQQLVSLHNADRRSIDVVHPGVDLAVFTPGDKAAARAELGIDPRAKVVAFIGRIQPLKAPDVLLQAVAKLPDVSVVIAGGPSGSGLAAPDSLVRLADELGISSRVRFLPPQSRAALVNVYRAADIVAVPSYSESFGLVAVEAQACGTPVVAASVGGLPVAVRDGVSGSLVDGHDPGDWARTIDALFERDPETMRAAAVAHAATFSWAHTVDALLDSYSHAITDYRDRHPRREPAGRRNGRRFALRRGVRA; this is encoded by the coding sequence GTGCGCGTCGTCCCCGAACCGTCCGGCCTGAACGACACCGCCCGTCGCGTCGCGGTGCTCTCGGTGCATACCTCGCCGCTGGCCCAACCCGGTACCGGTGACGCCGGCGGCATGAATGTCTATGTGCTGCAGACCGCGCTGGAACTTGCCCGGCGCGGCGTCGAGGTCGAGATCTTCACCCGGGCCACGTCCTCGGCGGACGCCCCGCTGGTGCAATTCGCGCCCGGGGTGCTGGTGCGCAACGTGGTCGCCGGCCCGTTCGAGGGACTCGACAAGAACGACCTCCCCACCCAGCTGTGCGCGTTCACCGCGGGCGTGCTGCGGGCCGAAGCCACTCAGGAGCCCGGCTACTACGACATCGTGCACTCGCACTACTGGCTGTCCGGACAGGTCGGCTGGCTGGCCGCCGACCGCTGGGCGGTGCCGCTGGTGCACACCGCACACACCCTGGCCGCGGTGAAGAACGCCGCGCTGGCCGATGGGGACGCCCCCGAGCCCGCGCTGCGCTCGGTCGGCGAACAGCAGGTGGTCGACGAGGCCGACCGGTTGATCGTCAACACCGAAATCGAAGCCCAGCAACTGGTTTCACTGCACAATGCGGACCGGCGCAGTATCGATGTGGTGCATCCGGGGGTCGACCTCGCGGTGTTCACCCCCGGGGACAAGGCGGCCGCCCGCGCCGAACTGGGCATCGACCCACGGGCAAAGGTGGTGGCCTTCATCGGCCGCATCCAGCCGCTCAAGGCACCCGATGTGCTGCTGCAGGCGGTGGCCAAGCTGCCAGACGTGTCGGTTGTCATCGCCGGCGGGCCGTCGGGCAGCGGGCTGGCCGCACCGGACTCGCTGGTTCGGTTGGCCGACGAACTGGGTATCAGTTCGCGCGTGCGGTTCTTGCCACCTCAGTCCCGTGCGGCGCTGGTGAACGTCTACCGCGCCGCCGACATCGTCGCGGTGCCCAGCTATTCGGAATCCTTCGGTCTGGTCGCGGTCGAGGCGCAGGCGTGCGGAACCCCGGTGGTGGCCGCCTCGGTGGGCGGGCTGCCGGTGGCCGTACGCGACGGCGTCAGCGGCAGCCTGGTCGACGGGCACGATCCCGGTGACTGGGCACGGACTATCGACGCGTTGTTCGAGCGGGACCCGGAGACCATGCGCGCCGCGGCGGTGGCGCACGCCGCCACCTTCTCCTGGGCGCACACCGTCGACGCACTGCTGGACAGCTACAGCCACGCCATCACCGACTACCGGGACCGCCATCCGCGCCGGGAACCGGCCGGACGGCGCAACGGGCGGCGTTTCGCCCTGCGCAGAGGGGTTCGTGCATGA
- a CDS encoding YbjN domain-containing protein, with the protein MSSGINQVAEVIERTLQDNELEYSHHQGTGGGLPGLVVALPGERRLKTNTILSIGEHSVRVEAFVCRRPDENFEAVYRFLLKRNRRLYGVAYTLDNLGDIYLVGWMANGSVTADEIDRVLGQVLEAVDADFNTLLELGFRSSIQKEWEWRVARGESLTNLQAFEHLIGDGKSDLVDKDDDSGA; encoded by the coding sequence ATGAGTTCGGGCATCAACCAGGTGGCAGAGGTCATCGAACGGACGCTGCAGGACAACGAGCTCGAATACAGCCACCATCAGGGCACCGGCGGCGGCCTGCCCGGACTCGTGGTGGCCCTGCCGGGGGAGCGCAGGCTCAAGACCAACACCATCCTGAGCATCGGCGAACACTCGGTGCGGGTGGAGGCGTTCGTCTGCCGGCGACCCGACGAGAACTTCGAGGCCGTCTACCGGTTCCTGCTCAAACGCAACCGCAGGCTCTACGGGGTCGCCTACACGCTGGACAATCTCGGCGACATCTATCTGGTGGGCTGGATGGCCAACGGCTCGGTGACCGCCGACGAGATCGACCGGGTGCTCGGCCAGGTGCTCGAGGCCGTCGACGCCGACTTCAACACCTTGCTGGAGTTGGGTTTTCGCTCCTCCATCCAGAAGGAATGGGAGTGGCGGGTGGCCCGCGGCGAGTCGCTGACGAACCTGCAGGCCTTCGAACATCTCATCGGGGATGGGAAGAGCGATCTCGTCGATAAGGACGACGATTCGGGCGCATGA
- a CDS encoding phosphoglyceromutase, with protein sequence MANLILLRHGESLWNEKNLFTGWVDVDLTDKGRAQAVRGGELLAEQGVLPDVLYTSLLRRAITTANLALDAADRHWIPVHRDWRLNERHYGALQGLDKSETLAKYGEEQFMAWRRSYDTPPPPIEKGSEYSQDTDPRYADIDGGPLTECLADVVARFVPYFEQNIVPDLKAGKTVLIAAHGNSLRALVKYLDGMSDADVVSLNIPTGIPLLYELDDNLKPTVAGGRYLDPEAAAAGAAAVAAQGTK encoded by the coding sequence ATGGCGAATCTGATCCTGCTGCGTCACGGCGAAAGCCTGTGGAACGAGAAGAACCTGTTCACCGGTTGGGTCGATGTCGACCTGACCGACAAGGGCCGGGCCCAGGCCGTCCGCGGCGGTGAGCTGCTCGCCGAGCAGGGCGTGCTGCCCGACGTGCTGTACACCTCGCTGCTGCGCCGCGCCATCACCACCGCCAACCTGGCGCTGGACGCCGCCGACCGGCACTGGATCCCGGTGCACCGGGACTGGCGGCTCAACGAGCGGCACTACGGCGCCCTGCAGGGCCTGGACAAGTCCGAGACGCTGGCCAAGTACGGCGAGGAGCAGTTCATGGCGTGGCGTCGCAGCTACGACACCCCGCCGCCGCCCATCGAGAAGGGCAGCGAGTACAGCCAGGACACCGATCCGCGCTACGCCGACATCGACGGTGGCCCGCTGACCGAATGCCTCGCCGATGTGGTGGCCCGGTTCGTGCCCTACTTCGAGCAGAACATCGTGCCCGACCTCAAGGCGGGTAAAACGGTGCTCATCGCCGCCCACGGCAACTCACTGCGGGCGCTGGTGAAGTACCTGGACGGCATGTCCGACGCCGACGTCGTGAGCCTGAACATCCCGACCGGGATTCCGCTGCTCTACGAACTGGACGACAACCTCAAGCCGACGGTGGCCGGCGGACGGTACCTGGATCCGGAGGCCGCCGCCGCCGGCGCCGCCGCGGTCGCGGCCCAGGGCACCAAGTAA
- a CDS encoding sensor histidine kinase: MSVGSALLMAAVLALLALGVGVAAGMTLSARLAERRARRLAAEGRGITISQMLSHIAAMSPMGIVVVDAFRDVVYMNDQAAALGLVRDRLLDDRAWQAVQRCLSTGEDVEVDLSPQKRQPPGRSGLSVRGHVRLLVEEDHQFAVVFVGDQSEQARMEATRRDFVANVSHELKTPVGAMSVLAEALLASTDDPENVRRFAEKMVVESNRLASMIGELIELSRLQGAEPLPQLESVDVDTVVGEALSRYKVAADSADIAITTDAPTGFRVLGDERLLVTALANLVSNAIAYSPNGTAVSISRRRRGNDVEIAVTDRGIGIAKADQERVFERFFRVDKARSRATGGTGLGLAIVKHVAANHNGSIRLWSQPGTGSTFTLSIPAIDDTPDEEGSAG, encoded by the coding sequence GTGAGCGTCGGTTCCGCGTTGCTGATGGCGGCAGTGCTGGCATTGCTTGCGCTGGGGGTCGGCGTGGCCGCGGGGATGACCCTGTCCGCCCGGCTGGCCGAACGCCGGGCACGCCGGCTGGCGGCCGAGGGGCGCGGCATCACCATCTCCCAGATGCTCAGCCACATCGCCGCGATGTCCCCGATGGGGATCGTGGTGGTCGACGCGTTCCGTGACGTCGTCTACATGAACGACCAGGCCGCCGCGCTCGGGCTGGTCCGGGACCGGCTGCTCGACGACCGCGCCTGGCAGGCCGTGCAGCGGTGCCTGTCCACCGGCGAGGACGTCGAGGTCGACCTGTCACCGCAGAAGCGGCAGCCACCGGGCCGCTCGGGGTTGTCGGTGCGCGGCCACGTGCGGCTGCTGGTCGAGGAGGATCACCAGTTCGCGGTGGTCTTCGTCGGCGACCAGTCCGAGCAGGCGCGTATGGAGGCGACCCGCCGGGACTTCGTCGCCAATGTCAGCCACGAACTGAAGACCCCGGTCGGGGCGATGTCGGTGCTGGCCGAGGCGCTGCTGGCCTCCACCGACGACCCCGAGAACGTCCGGCGGTTCGCCGAGAAGATGGTCGTCGAATCCAACCGGCTGGCCAGCATGATCGGTGAGCTGATCGAGCTGTCCCGGCTGCAGGGCGCCGAACCGCTGCCCCAGCTGGAGTCGGTCGACGTCGACACCGTGGTGGGCGAGGCGCTGTCCCGGTACAAGGTGGCCGCGGACAGCGCCGACATCGCCATCACCACCGATGCGCCGACCGGGTTCCGGGTGCTGGGCGACGAGCGGTTGCTGGTGACCGCCCTGGCCAACCTGGTGTCCAACGCCATCGCCTACTCGCCGAACGGTACGGCGGTGTCGATCAGCCGGCGACGGCGCGGCAACGATGTGGAGATCGCTGTCACCGACCGCGGCATCGGCATCGCCAAAGCCGATCAGGAGCGGGTGTTCGAGCGGTTCTTCCGGGTCGACAAGGCCCGCTCCCGGGCCACCGGCGGCACCGGGCTCGGTCTGGCCATCGTCAAACACGTGGCCGCCAACCACAACGGATCCATCCGGTTATGGAGTCAGCCGGGTACCGGCTCGACGTTCACTCTCTCCATTCCGGCCATTGACGACACTCCCGACGAGGAAGGTAGTGCTGGATGA
- the regX gene encoding two-component sensory transduction protein RegX: MTSVLIVEDEESLADPLAFLLRKEGFEATVVSDGPSALAEFERSGADIVLLDLMLPGMSGTDVCKQLRSRSSVPVIMVTARDSEIDKVVGLELGADDYVTKPYSARELIARIRAVLRRGADTEDAGVPDGVLEVGPVRMDVERHVVSVNGESVTLPLKEFDLLEYLMRNSGRVLTRGQLIDRVWGADYVGDTKTLDVHVKRLRSKIESDPANPVHLVTVRGLGYKLEG, from the coding sequence ATGACCAGTGTGTTGATCGTGGAGGATGAGGAGTCGCTGGCCGACCCCTTGGCGTTTCTGCTGCGCAAGGAGGGGTTCGAGGCCACCGTCGTCTCCGACGGGCCGTCGGCGCTGGCGGAATTCGAACGGTCCGGCGCCGATATCGTGCTGCTGGACCTGATGCTGCCGGGCATGAGCGGCACCGACGTCTGCAAGCAACTGCGCTCGCGATCCAGCGTGCCGGTCATCATGGTCACCGCCCGCGACAGTGAGATCGACAAGGTGGTGGGTCTGGAACTCGGCGCCGACGACTACGTCACCAAGCCCTATTCGGCGCGCGAGCTGATCGCCCGGATCCGGGCGGTGCTGCGCCGCGGCGCCGACACCGAGGACGCCGGCGTCCCGGACGGGGTGCTCGAGGTCGGCCCGGTGCGGATGGACGTGGAGCGTCACGTGGTCAGCGTCAACGGTGAGTCGGTCACCTTGCCGCTCAAGGAGTTCGATCTACTGGAGTACCTGATGCGCAACAGCGGGCGGGTGCTCACCCGCGGTCAGCTGATCGACCGGGTCTGGGGCGCGGACTATGTGGGTGACACCAAAACCCTCGATGTGCACGTCAAGCGACTGCGCTCGAAGATCGAGTCCGACCCGGCCAACCCGGTGCACCTGGTGACCGTGCGCGGGCTGGGCTACAAGCTGGAGGGCTGA
- a CDS encoding glycosyltransferase family 4 protein: protein MTTLHVNGKWLAQRLTGTQRYAGEIVRAMLGEDSVDLVVHVPAGATVPDWMTHPRVTVRTAPVKGVVFEQIYLPAVTAGRLLLNFAGPAPLLKRRQLVTMHDATPFRHPRTFRRAFVWFYYISYFLLGRLADRLVTVSHFSATELDDVLGIPAERFTVAGCAADTLVGIAPSRPELAGLTEPFYLVVGTMARHKNLATPVTAVAESGRTVVVVGASGSQQVFSDAAPLHGRAVIAGRLSDAELSWLYRNAAALVFPSKYEGFGLPPLEAQSLGCPVLSSTAASLPEIAGAGAVYFDPDDPETLLAALDRLESDPALVADLRTLGRENAARYRWQTSARTILDTVGAPQPAQPSSL, encoded by the coding sequence ATGACGACTCTGCACGTCAACGGAAAGTGGTTGGCGCAGCGGCTGACCGGCACACAGCGCTACGCCGGCGAAATCGTGCGCGCCATGCTGGGCGAGGATTCCGTCGACCTTGTCGTGCATGTACCGGCCGGCGCCACCGTGCCGGACTGGATGACCCACCCGCGCGTCACGGTGCGGACCGCACCGGTGAAAGGTGTTGTGTTCGAGCAGATCTACCTGCCCGCCGTGACGGCGGGACGACTGCTGCTCAACTTCGCCGGGCCGGCACCGTTGTTGAAGAGGCGCCAGCTGGTGACCATGCACGACGCCACCCCGTTCCGCCACCCGCGCACCTTCCGCCGGGCGTTCGTGTGGTTCTACTACATTTCATACTTCCTGCTGGGCCGGCTGGCAGACCGGCTGGTGACGGTATCTCATTTCAGCGCAACCGAACTCGATGACGTGCTGGGCATCCCGGCCGAGCGCTTCACGGTGGCGGGCTGCGCCGCGGACACGCTCGTCGGCATCGCACCCAGCCGTCCCGAGCTGGCCGGTTTGACCGAACCGTTCTACCTGGTGGTCGGGACCATGGCCCGGCACAAGAACCTGGCCACTCCGGTGACGGCGGTCGCGGAGTCCGGACGCACGGTGGTGGTGGTCGGCGCGTCGGGCAGCCAGCAGGTGTTCTCCGACGCGGCACCGCTGCACGGCCGGGCCGTCATCGCGGGCCGGTTGTCGGATGCCGAATTGTCCTGGCTGTACCGCAATGCCGCAGCGCTGGTGTTCCCGTCCAAATACGAAGGATTCGGGCTGCCGCCGCTGGAGGCGCAGTCACTGGGCTGCCCGGTGCTCTCCTCGACCGCCGCATCGCTGCCCGAGATCGCGGGGGCGGGCGCGGTGTACTTCGACCCCGACGACCCGGAGACCCTGTTGGCCGCGCTGGACCGCCTGGAATCCGATCCGGCCCTGGTCGCGGACCTGCGCACGCTCGGACGGGAAAATGCCGCCCGATACCGCTGGCAGACCTCGGCGCGGACGATCCTGGACACCGTGGGCGCCCCGCAGCCCGCTCAGCCCTCCAGCTTGTAG